In Acidovorax sp. GBBC 1281, a single window of DNA contains:
- a CDS encoding CinA family protein, whose protein sequence is MTSNDLLSKSERIALGDIALEADLAHIAQALVARGWMLATAESCTGGLIAGACTDLAGSSRWFERGFVTYSNAAKSDLLGVPVALIETHGAVSEAVARAMAEGAVARSLAQVSVAVTGVAGPGGGSADKPVGTVSFGWSVEGVVRSEVVRFDGDRAAVRSATVKHALERLATWLESGLRTA, encoded by the coding sequence ATGACCTCCAACGATTTGCTATCAAAATCAGAGCGCATTGCCCTAGGGGATATTGCGCTGGAGGCCGATTTGGCTCATATCGCCCAGGCGCTCGTGGCGCGCGGCTGGATGCTGGCAACCGCCGAAAGCTGCACCGGCGGCCTGATCGCCGGAGCCTGCACCGACCTGGCCGGATCGAGCCGCTGGTTCGAGCGCGGCTTCGTCACCTATTCCAACGCCGCCAAGAGCGATCTGCTGGGCGTGCCCGTCGCACTCATCGAAACGCATGGCGCCGTGAGCGAGGCCGTGGCCCGCGCCATGGCCGAGGGCGCCGTGGCGCGCTCGCTGGCCCAGGTGAGCGTGGCCGTGACGGGCGTGGCCGGGCCGGGGGGCGGGAGCGCGGACAAGCCGGTGGGGACGGTGTCGTTCGGCTGGTCGGTGGAGGGCGTGGTGCGCAGCGAAGTGGTGCGCTTCGACGGCGACCGGGCCGCCGTGCGCAGCGCCACGGTCAAGCACGCGCTGGAGCGGCTGGCGACGTGGCTCGAATCAGGCCTTCGCACCGCCTGA
- a CDS encoding SulP family inorganic anion transporter, with protein MTPAFLARLRAEWAPSIPRELLAGAVATFALIPEVIAFSFVAGVDPSVGLFASFVISIVIAFAGGRPAMVSAAAGSVALVAAPLVQSHGLGHLLAAGLLAGVVQVAFGLLRMGVLVRFVSSSVRTGFVNALAVLIFSAQLPHLRGAGAATWGMLALGLALIYGLPWLGQRLRVLTAIPSPLICVVALTLIASAMGLHLPTVADLGRLPDALPLFGLPAVPVSLETLRAIALPALAIAMVGLLESVLTAAVVDEMTDTPSDKNRECAGLGLANIAASCFGGIAGCGMIGQAVGNVKYGGRGRLSTLFAGVFLLILMVALKDWVSRVPVIALVAIMVMVSASTFDWKSLGAVVRHPRLSSAVMLATVAVTLATHNLAAGVGVGVVLSGVFFAFKVARLLGVRAEDDAATGLRTWHVSGQVFFASADAFIEAFDILAAEGRPVRIDVSRAHFWDVTAVAALEKVVQRLRHHGAVVEVVGLNEASAGLVGRLDKRQEMQGCNAK; from the coding sequence ATGACCCCTGCTTTCCTGGCCCGCCTGCGCGCCGAATGGGCGCCCAGCATTCCGCGCGAACTGCTCGCGGGTGCCGTGGCCACGTTCGCGCTGATTCCCGAGGTGATCGCGTTTTCGTTCGTGGCGGGCGTCGATCCCTCCGTGGGGCTGTTCGCCTCGTTCGTCATCAGCATCGTGATCGCCTTCGCGGGCGGGCGCCCGGCCATGGTGTCGGCAGCCGCCGGTTCGGTGGCGCTCGTGGCGGCCCCGCTGGTGCAGTCGCACGGGCTGGGCCACCTGCTGGCGGCGGGGCTGCTGGCGGGCGTGGTGCAGGTGGCGTTCGGGCTGCTGCGCATGGGCGTGCTGGTGCGCTTCGTCTCCAGCTCGGTGCGCACGGGCTTCGTCAACGCGCTGGCGGTGCTGATCTTCTCGGCGCAGCTACCGCACCTGCGCGGCGCGGGCGCCGCCACCTGGGGCATGCTGGCGCTGGGGCTGGCCCTCATCTACGGCCTGCCGTGGCTGGGCCAGCGGCTGCGGGTGCTCACCGCCATTCCGTCGCCGCTGATCTGCGTGGTGGCGCTCACGCTCATCGCCTCCGCCATGGGGCTGCACCTGCCCACCGTGGCGGACCTGGGCCGGTTGCCCGATGCGCTGCCGCTGTTCGGCCTGCCCGCGGTGCCGGTGTCGCTGGAGACGCTGCGCGCCATCGCGCTGCCGGCGCTGGCGATCGCCATGGTGGGGCTGCTCGAATCGGTGCTCACCGCCGCCGTGGTGGACGAGATGACCGACACGCCCAGCGACAAGAACCGCGAGTGCGCGGGCCTGGGCCTGGCCAACATCGCGGCCAGCTGCTTCGGCGGCATCGCCGGCTGCGGAATGATCGGCCAGGCCGTGGGCAACGTGAAATACGGCGGGCGCGGGCGCCTGTCCACGCTGTTCGCCGGCGTGTTCCTGCTCATCCTGATGGTGGCGCTGAAGGACTGGGTGTCGCGCGTGCCGGTGATCGCGCTGGTGGCCATCATGGTGATGGTGTCGGCCTCGACGTTCGACTGGAAGTCGCTGGGTGCCGTGGTGCGCCACCCGCGCCTGTCCAGCGCCGTGATGCTCGCCACCGTGGCCGTGACGCTCGCCACGCACAACCTCGCGGCCGGCGTGGGCGTGGGGGTGGTGCTGAGCGGCGTGTTCTTCGCGTTCAAGGTCGCGCGCCTGCTCGGCGTGCGGGCCGAGGACGATGCCGCCACCGGCCTGCGCACCTGGCACGTGTCGGGCCAGGTGTTCTTCGCCTCGGCCGATGCGTTCATCGAAGCGTTCGACATCCTCGCGGCCGAAGGGCGGCCGGTGCGCATCGACGTATCGCGCGCGCATTTCTGGGACGTGACGGCCGTGGCCGCGCTGGAGAAGGTGGTGCAGCGGCTGCGGCACCACGGGGCGGTGGTGGAGGTGGTGGGGTTGAACGAGGCGAGTGCGGGGCTGGTGGGTCGATTGGACAAGCGCCAGGAAATGCAAGGGTGCAATGCCAAGTGA
- a CDS encoding UPF0149 family protein, producing the protein MTESSHDTAAAAGTEPALDNDALDELDTLLDDLRSRAEEIPQWEFCDGFLTALACTRRAIPAAEYLPMLLDDGGPIDVTEGAGAPLPLLPAFKDEAQQARFMELWTLRFDEVSRQLATEVESLEDDRAFQPEVMDMRGAVACLPEEERAEMAGQDIPSFGQVWALGFMFAVENWPEEWAAPRDKDAAQWLDGALENIVVLTEDDTGKPEHNLYAEDGPASVSEARLESFSEAVWAVYDLRQLWKSIGPRVEAVRRADTPGRNDPCSCGSGKKYKKCCGA; encoded by the coding sequence ATGACCGAATCCTCCCACGACACCGCCGCTGCCGCCGGCACCGAACCCGCCCTCGACAACGATGCGCTCGACGAGCTGGACACGCTGCTGGACGACCTGCGCAGCCGTGCCGAAGAAATCCCGCAGTGGGAGTTCTGCGACGGTTTCCTGACCGCGCTGGCCTGCACGCGCCGCGCCATTCCCGCCGCCGAATACCTGCCCATGCTGCTGGACGACGGCGGCCCCATCGATGTGACCGAGGGCGCGGGCGCCCCGTTGCCGCTGCTGCCGGCCTTCAAGGACGAAGCCCAGCAGGCACGGTTCATGGAGCTGTGGACGCTGCGGTTCGACGAGGTCAGCCGCCAGCTGGCGACCGAGGTGGAATCGCTGGAGGACGACCGCGCCTTCCAGCCCGAGGTGATGGACATGCGCGGCGCCGTCGCCTGCCTGCCCGAGGAAGAACGCGCCGAGATGGCCGGCCAGGACATTCCCTCGTTTGGCCAGGTGTGGGCGCTCGGCTTCATGTTCGCCGTGGAGAACTGGCCCGAGGAATGGGCCGCCCCGCGCGACAAGGACGCCGCGCAGTGGCTGGACGGCGCGCTGGAAAACATCGTGGTGCTCACCGAGGACGACACCGGCAAGCCCGAGCACAACCTGTATGCCGAAGACGGCCCGGCCAGCGTGAGCGAGGCCCGCCTGGAGTCGTTCAGCGAAGCCGTCTGGGCCGTTTACGACCTGCGCCAGCTCTGGAAGAGCATCGGCCCGCGCGTGGAGGCCGTGCGCCGCGCCGACACCCCCGGCCGCAACGACCCGTGCAGCTGCGGCAGCGGCAAGAAATACAAGAAGTGCTGCGGCGCCTGA
- a CDS encoding UDP-N-acetylglucosamine 1-carboxyvinyltransferase: MSNLIVHGGTPLRGRITPSANKNAVLPVLCATLLTQAPLTLHGVPDITDVRKILDIFRTLGSDVRMDHASGTLHLHHQHTAFDAAAHRLPEEMRSSIMLVPPLLARFGVARLEDNVKGCTLGVREIDPHVEVFRSFGGEVERAQGSLLVRCAGPLSATHHWLDYASVTTTENFVLCAASARGVSTLNNAASEPHVQEFCRFMAMLGVRIDGIGTSRLTVHGGAALGGGEFRFDEDFHEITTFLALGAITGGDVVVRNSAPENFPLIDRTFAKFGVRIEHADGWSRAHRDGPLTVQTPFTSNVLTKVEAAPWPYFPVDLLPIFIALGMRAQGNAMFWNKVYDGALGWTGELSKFGAHVFSSDPHRIVTFGGNALTPAVVESPYIIRVAIALFMVAASIDGRSEIRHATPIRRAHPRFVENLRSLGVQVEWTSEE; this comes from the coding sequence ATGTCCAATCTCATCGTGCACGGAGGCACGCCGCTGCGTGGCCGCATCACGCCCTCCGCCAACAAGAACGCCGTGCTGCCCGTGCTGTGCGCCACGCTGCTGACCCAGGCGCCGCTCACCTTGCACGGCGTGCCCGACATCACCGACGTGCGCAAGATCCTGGACATCTTCCGCACCCTGGGCAGCGACGTGCGCATGGACCATGCCAGCGGCACGCTGCACCTGCACCACCAGCACACCGCGTTCGATGCCGCCGCCCACCGCCTGCCCGAGGAGATGCGCTCGTCCATCATGCTGGTGCCCCCGCTGCTCGCGCGTTTCGGCGTGGCGCGGCTCGAAGACAACGTGAAGGGCTGCACGCTGGGCGTGCGCGAGATCGATCCGCACGTGGAGGTGTTCCGCAGCTTCGGCGGCGAGGTGGAGCGCGCGCAGGGCTCGCTGCTGGTGCGCTGCGCCGGGCCTTTGAGCGCGACCCACCACTGGCTCGACTACGCCTCGGTCACCACGACCGAGAACTTCGTGCTGTGCGCGGCCTCGGCCCGGGGCGTCTCCACGCTGAACAACGCGGCATCGGAGCCGCACGTGCAGGAGTTCTGCCGCTTCATGGCCATGCTGGGCGTGCGCATCGACGGCATCGGCACCTCGCGCCTCACGGTGCACGGCGGCGCGGCGCTGGGGGGCGGCGAGTTCCGCTTCGACGAGGACTTCCACGAGATCACCACCTTCCTGGCGCTCGGGGCCATCACCGGCGGCGACGTGGTGGTGCGCAACAGCGCGCCGGAGAACTTCCCGCTGATCGACCGCACCTTCGCCAAGTTCGGCGTGCGCATCGAGCATGCGGACGGCTGGTCGCGCGCGCACCGCGACGGGCCGCTCACCGTGCAGACGCCCTTCACCAGCAACGTGCTGACCAAGGTGGAGGCCGCGCCCTGGCCCTACTTTCCCGTGGACCTGCTACCCATCTTCATCGCGCTGGGCATGCGGGCGCAGGGCAACGCCATGTTCTGGAACAAGGTGTACGACGGGGCGCTGGGCTGGACGGGCGAGCTGTCGAAGTTCGGCGCGCACGTGTTCTCGTCCGATCCGCACCGCATCGTGACCTTCGGCGGCAACGCGCTCACGCCCGCGGTGGTGGAGAGCCCCTACATCATCCGCGTGGCCATTGCCCTCTTCATGGTGGCCGCCAGCATCGACGGGCGCTCGGAGATCCGCCACGCCACGCCCATCCGGCGCGCGCACCCGCGCTTCGTGGAGAACCTGCGCAGCCTGGGCGTGCAGGTGGAGTGGACGAGCGAGGAGTGA
- a CDS encoding ABC transporter ATP-binding protein/permease, with protein MSVAKPYWLGDKKVAAWSLLGLLVLLMLCETQLAVMLIDRTGEMTSALAAKDRDRFWDAVRTCLLVLGFAVPVYAFYYYMRDAFSNHWRRWLTHRFLDGYLGGRRYYELNTQGGIDNPDQRISEDINTFTGRSTHFLLIFVGAGMQLVAFSTVLWSISKVLVAFLAVYALLGTVVALWVFGAPLIRLNFWQLRREADFRFGLMRLRENAESIAFYRGESQERAQLDHSLQAVFTNYARLIKRQRSLNLFQRAFSQLTVVIPAIILADAVLSGDMEVGRAIQAAGAFAAVLAAVSLIVDNFESLSRFVAGIGRLDTLAQALLGAPARREEPAAPEAVSAARKLRRQQKRESRRQRSSPAAAQAAQATPPAPTAKAAALDTSREIQAREGERLAIDGLTLYTPKFGRLLVKDLTLELQPGDALLITGASGCGKSSLLRAIAGLWRTGDGVVQHPPLDEVFFLPQRPYMQPGTLRSQMIYPARTTALDDAQLLQILNDVHLPELAERVGGLDATRDWEKQLSVGEQQRLAFARVLVRQPRTVILDEATSALDGANEAALYERLRASGASIISIAHRPAVLAHHTHVLQLLGEGRWALHPAEGFQFEA; from the coding sequence ATGAGCGTGGCCAAGCCGTACTGGCTCGGCGACAAGAAGGTCGCTGCCTGGTCCCTGCTCGGCCTGCTGGTGCTGCTGATGCTGTGCGAGACGCAGCTGGCCGTGATGCTGATCGACCGCACCGGCGAGATGACCTCGGCCCTGGCCGCCAAGGACCGCGACCGCTTCTGGGACGCGGTGCGCACCTGCCTGCTGGTGCTGGGCTTCGCCGTGCCGGTGTACGCCTTCTACTACTACATGCGCGATGCGTTCTCCAACCACTGGCGGCGCTGGCTCACGCACCGCTTTCTGGACGGCTACCTGGGCGGCCGGCGCTACTACGAGCTGAACACGCAGGGCGGCATCGACAACCCCGACCAGCGCATCAGCGAGGACATCAACACCTTCACCGGCCGCTCCACGCACTTCCTGCTGATCTTCGTCGGCGCGGGCATGCAGCTGGTGGCCTTCAGCACCGTGCTGTGGTCGATCTCCAAGGTGCTCGTGGCCTTTCTGGCGGTGTATGCCCTGCTGGGCACGGTGGTGGCGCTGTGGGTGTTCGGCGCGCCGCTCATCCGCCTGAACTTCTGGCAGCTGCGGCGCGAGGCGGACTTCCGCTTCGGGCTGATGCGGCTGCGCGAGAACGCCGAGTCGATCGCGTTCTACCGCGGCGAGTCGCAGGAGCGCGCGCAGCTGGACCACAGCTTGCAGGCGGTGTTCACCAACTACGCGCGGCTCATCAAGCGCCAGCGCTCGCTCAACCTGTTCCAGCGCGCGTTCAGCCAGCTCACGGTGGTGATTCCCGCCATCATCCTGGCCGATGCGGTGCTCTCCGGCGACATGGAGGTGGGCCGCGCCATCCAGGCGGCCGGCGCGTTCGCGGCGGTGCTCGCCGCCGTCTCGCTGATCGTGGACAACTTCGAGAGCCTGAGCCGCTTCGTGGCCGGCATCGGCCGCCTGGACACGCTGGCCCAGGCCCTGCTGGGTGCGCCAGCCCGGCGCGAGGAGCCGGCGGCGCCCGAGGCCGTGTCCGCCGCACGCAAGCTGCGCCGCCAGCAAAAGCGCGAGTCGCGCCGCCAGCGCAGTTCCCCGGCGGCCGCCCAGGCAGCCCAGGCAACGCCCCCCGCGCCCACCGCCAAGGCGGCGGCCCTGGACACCTCGCGCGAGATCCAGGCGAGGGAAGGCGAACGCCTGGCCATCGACGGGCTCACGCTCTACACCCCGAAATTCGGCCGCCTGCTGGTGAAGGACCTCACGCTGGAGCTGCAGCCGGGCGATGCGCTGCTCATCACCGGGGCCAGCGGCTGCGGCAAGAGCTCGCTGCTGCGCGCCATCGCCGGGCTGTGGCGCACGGGCGACGGCGTGGTGCAGCACCCGCCGCTGGACGAGGTGTTCTTCCTGCCCCAGCGCCCCTACATGCAGCCCGGCACGCTGCGCAGCCAGATGATCTACCCGGCGCGCACGACCGCGCTGGACGACGCGCAGTTGCTTCAGATCCTGAACGACGTGCACCTGCCCGAGCTGGCCGAACGCGTGGGCGGGCTCGACGCCACGCGCGACTGGGAAAAGCAGCTGTCGGTCGGCGAACAGCAGCGCCTGGCCTTCGCCCGCGTGCTGGTGCGCCAGCCGCGCACCGTGATCCTGGACGAAGCCACCAGCGCGCTGGACGGCGCCAACGAGGCAGCGCTTTACGAGCGGCTGCGCGCCAGCGGCGCCTCCATCATCAGCATCGCCCATCGGCCGGCGGTGCTGGCGCACCACACACACGTGCTGCAGTTGCTGGGCGAGGGCCGCTGGGCCCTGCACCCGGCCGAGGGCTTTCAGTTCGAGGCGTGA
- a CDS encoding putative toxin-antitoxin system toxin component, PIN family, translating to MRVELRLPAQAAGADAPRAVVVDTNIVLDLLVFADPAVAPLRELLAQGRLQWVATQAMRDELERVLAYPQIVPRLAFYGLDAAAVLAAFDARVRVVPEAARVPSVCKDADDQKFIDLAVAHRAILLSKDKAVVCMRKRLLAQDAHVATVLVLEPAACAA from the coding sequence ATGCGGGTTGAGCTGCGCCTGCCGGCGCAGGCCGCGGGCGCAGACGCACCGCGTGCCGTGGTGGTGGACACCAACATCGTGCTGGACCTGCTGGTGTTCGCCGATCCCGCCGTGGCGCCGTTGCGCGAGCTGCTCGCCCAGGGGCGGCTGCAGTGGGTGGCCACGCAGGCCATGCGCGACGAACTGGAGCGCGTGCTGGCCTACCCGCAGATCGTGCCGCGCCTGGCGTTCTACGGCCTGGATGCCGCGGCCGTGCTGGCTGCCTTCGACGCCCGGGTGCGTGTGGTGCCCGAGGCGGCGCGCGTGCCCTCGGTGTGCAAGGATGCGGACGACCAGAAGTTCATCGACCTGGCCGTGGCGCACCGCGCCATCCTGCTGTCCAAGGACAAGGCCGTGGTCTGCATGCGCAAGCGCCTGCTGGCGCAGGACGCGCACGTGGCGACCGTGCTGGTGCTGGAACCCGCGGCGTGCGCCGCTTGA
- a CDS encoding THUMP domain-containing class I SAM-dependent RNA methyltransferase, whose translation MNQLQLFLPCAAGVEGFLADEVHGITGLTGQDLLTGRGGVLLRASWRDALMLNLHSRLAQRVLVQLGHRPYRSENDLYAAASEVAWEIWFTPRQSFKIDVTAQHSPLTSLNFAALRVKDAVADRFRAKTGVRPDVDTQWPDVRIHLHLTTDEATVYIDTSGEPLFKRGWREDKGDAPLKETLAAAMIAATGWDPQGDVPLYDPCCGSGTVLIEAAQMACHIPAGMQRRFAFEKLLPFQAHVWSAIKNEAEQAIKPPAVGIFGSDVSHRMVDFAQRNAERAGVAQAIELRGGDALQRMPPTAQPGVMLLNPPYGERIAAAGTAGRSASERAGHVERAGRETAQTEDGGEFFSQLATHWKKHFSGWQGWMLTPDLKLPGKMRLKESRRVPMWNGPIECRLFRFDMVRGSARERPPRPVESPPDAG comes from the coding sequence ATGAACCAACTGCAACTTTTCCTGCCCTGCGCCGCTGGCGTCGAGGGCTTTCTGGCCGACGAGGTGCACGGCATCACCGGCCTGACCGGCCAGGACCTGCTCACCGGCCGGGGCGGCGTGCTGCTGCGGGCCTCCTGGCGCGACGCGCTGATGCTCAACCTGCACAGCCGGCTCGCGCAGCGCGTGCTGGTGCAACTCGGCCACCGGCCGTACCGCTCCGAGAACGACCTGTACGCCGCCGCGAGCGAGGTCGCCTGGGAGATCTGGTTCACCCCGCGCCAGAGCTTCAAGATCGACGTCACCGCCCAGCACAGCCCGCTCACCAGCTTGAACTTCGCCGCTTTGCGCGTGAAGGACGCGGTGGCCGACCGCTTCCGCGCCAAGACCGGCGTGCGCCCGGACGTGGACACCCAGTGGCCCGACGTGCGCATCCACCTGCACCTGACCACCGACGAGGCCACGGTGTACATCGACACCTCGGGCGAGCCGCTGTTCAAGCGCGGCTGGCGCGAGGACAAGGGCGACGCCCCGCTCAAGGAAACCCTGGCCGCCGCCATGATCGCGGCCACCGGCTGGGACCCGCAGGGCGACGTGCCGTTGTACGACCCCTGCTGCGGCAGCGGCACCGTGCTGATCGAGGCGGCGCAGATGGCCTGCCACATCCCCGCCGGCATGCAGCGGCGGTTCGCCTTCGAGAAGCTGCTGCCGTTCCAGGCCCATGTCTGGTCTGCTATCAAAAATGAAGCAGAACAGGCCATCAAACCGCCGGCAGTGGGCATCTTCGGCTCGGACGTTTCGCACCGCATGGTGGACTTCGCCCAGCGCAACGCCGAGCGCGCGGGCGTGGCCCAGGCCATCGAGCTGCGCGGCGGCGACGCGCTGCAGCGCATGCCGCCCACCGCCCAGCCCGGCGTGATGCTGCTGAACCCGCCCTATGGCGAGCGCATTGCCGCCGCGGGCACGGCCGGGCGCAGCGCGTCCGAGCGCGCCGGCCACGTGGAGCGCGCGGGCCGCGAGACGGCGCAGACCGAGGACGGCGGCGAGTTCTTCAGCCAGCTCGCCACGCACTGGAAGAAGCACTTCTCCGGCTGGCAGGGCTGGATGCTCACGCCCGACCTCAAGCTGCCCGGCAAGATGCGCCTGAAGGAGTCGCGCCGCGTGCCCATGTGGAACGGCCCCATCGAGTGCCGCCTGTTCCGCTTCGACATGGTGCGCGGCTCGGCGCGCGAGCGTCCCCCCCGGCCCGTGGAAAGCCCGCCCGATGCGGGTTGA
- a CDS encoding methyl-accepting chemotaxis protein, protein MFKSLRARLIGICVAITVLSLLALALVTFFVVRKDTLADLDARIGQLTRNHASEVAEWVKDKQRVTGSLKVAVGQAEPIPFLQATQQAGAFDAVYFTYADKRHVSLSKMAPGYDGTSRPWYRQAAQAGGPVVTPAYVDATTGKLTISFAEPVGPAGQITAVVGSDMFLDSVTRKVSAIHPIPKSFAVLLDGEGKILAYAKPELALKPVSAIAGTLDASLLKRLAEDGSRADVQVDGADQMLYAAKVEGTPWTLAIAIDRSEATQSVRALLQVAIVITLLSVVAAVALVTVAVSHQLRRLGVVRDALEDIASGDGDLTRRLSTHGSDELTQIASAFNHFVDKIAAVLVQIRASSESVRLATSEIASGNQDLSSRTEQQASSLEETAAAMEQLTATVQQNAENARQANTLATGASEIATHGGTVVGQVVKTMGGIDASARKIVDIIGVIDGIAFQTNILALNAAVEAARAGEQGRGFAVVASEVRTLAQRSATAAKEIKALIDDSVTQVDAGSKLVQDAGATMDKVVDSVRRVTAIVAEISNASQEQSTGIAEIGSAVSQMDQSTQQNAALVEEATAAAQSLQQQAAQLADAVAGFKLDAHGAAAPSRGGPAAGTNRALTMR, encoded by the coding sequence ATGTTCAAAAGCCTGCGTGCACGCCTCATCGGCATCTGCGTCGCCATCACCGTGCTGTCGCTGCTGGCCCTGGCGCTGGTCACTTTCTTCGTGGTGCGCAAGGACACGCTGGCGGACCTGGATGCCCGGATCGGCCAACTGACCCGCAACCACGCCAGCGAGGTGGCCGAATGGGTCAAGGACAAGCAGCGCGTCACCGGCTCCCTGAAAGTCGCGGTGGGCCAGGCGGAGCCGATTCCCTTCCTGCAGGCGACCCAGCAGGCGGGGGCTTTCGACGCGGTGTACTTCACCTATGCGGACAAGCGGCACGTTTCGCTGTCGAAAATGGCCCCCGGGTATGACGGCACCTCGCGCCCCTGGTATCGGCAGGCCGCGCAGGCCGGTGGCCCGGTGGTCACCCCCGCCTACGTGGATGCCACCACCGGCAAGCTCACGATCAGCTTCGCGGAGCCGGTCGGCCCGGCCGGCCAGATCACCGCGGTGGTGGGCAGCGACATGTTCCTGGACTCCGTGACCCGCAAGGTCAGCGCGATCCATCCCATCCCCAAGAGCTTTGCGGTGCTGCTGGATGGCGAAGGCAAGATCCTCGCCTACGCCAAGCCGGAACTGGCGCTCAAGCCCGTCTCGGCCATCGCGGGCACGCTGGACGCCAGCCTCCTCAAGCGCCTGGCCGAAGACGGCAGCCGCGCGGACGTCCAGGTGGACGGCGCCGACCAGATGCTCTACGCCGCCAAGGTGGAGGGCACGCCCTGGACGCTTGCCATCGCCATCGACCGCTCCGAGGCCACGCAATCGGTGCGCGCACTGCTGCAGGTGGCCATCGTCATCACCCTGCTGAGCGTGGTGGCCGCCGTCGCACTGGTCACCGTGGCCGTGAGCCACCAGCTGCGCCGCCTGGGCGTGGTGCGCGATGCGCTGGAAGACATCGCCTCGGGCGACGGCGACCTGACGCGCCGCCTGTCCACCCACGGCAGCGACGAACTCACCCAGATCGCCAGCGCCTTCAACCACTTCGTGGACAAGATCGCGGCGGTGCTGGTGCAGATCCGCGCCTCGTCCGAATCCGTGCGCCTGGCCACCAGCGAGATCGCCAGCGGCAACCAGGACCTGTCCTCGCGCACCGAGCAGCAGGCCAGCTCGCTGGAGGAGACGGCGGCCGCCATGGAGCAGCTCACCGCCACCGTGCAGCAGAACGCCGAGAACGCGCGCCAGGCCAACACGCTGGCCACGGGCGCCTCGGAGATCGCCACGCACGGCGGCACCGTGGTGGGCCAGGTCGTGAAGACCATGGGCGGCATCGATGCCTCGGCCCGCAAGATCGTGGACATCATCGGCGTGATCGACGGCATCGCCTTCCAGACCAACATCCTGGCGCTGAACGCGGCGGTGGAAGCCGCCCGCGCCGGCGAGCAAGGCCGGGGCTTCGCCGTGGTGGCCAGCGAGGTGCGCACGCTGGCCCAGCGCAGCGCGACCGCCGCCAAGGAGATCAAGGCGCTGATCGACGATTCGGTCACGCAGGTGGACGCCGGCAGCAAGCTGGTGCAGGACGCCGGGGCCACCATGGACAAGGTGGTGGACAGCGTGCGCCGCGTGACGGCCATCGTGGCCGAGATCAGCAACGCCAGCCAGGAGCAGAGCACCGGCATCGCCGAGATCGGCAGCGCCGTGAGCCAGATGGACCAGTCCACCCAGCAGAACGCCGCGCTGGTGGAAGAGGCCACCGCCGCCGCGCAGTCGCTGCAGCAGCAGGCGGCGCAGCTGGCCGATGCGGTCGCCGGCTTCAAGCTCGACGCCCACGGGGCCGCAGCGCCGTCTCGGGGCGGTCCGGCGGCCGGAACGAACCGCGCCCTGACCATGCGATAA
- a CDS encoding TspO/MBR family protein, producing MTPTLPSRTPSAPARPGRAPLTPRTWLALAGWLAIAFVAAAVGSIASVQAPQFYALLTQPAWAPPTWLFGPVWSALYAMMGIAAWLVWREPAGALRRRALWLFAVQLALNALWSWLFFQWHQGAWALADIGLLWCCVAATLVAFWRLRPLAGALLAPYLAWITFAAALNFTVWRLNPQLLG from the coding sequence ATGACCCCCACCCTGCCCTCGCGCACCCCTTCGGCGCCAGCCCGCCCCGGCCGAGCCCCCCTCACGCCACGCACCTGGCTCGCCCTGGCCGGCTGGCTCGCGATCGCCTTCGTGGCTGCTGCGGTCGGCAGCATCGCATCGGTCCAGGCGCCGCAGTTCTACGCCCTGCTCACCCAGCCGGCCTGGGCACCGCCCACCTGGCTGTTCGGGCCGGTGTGGAGCGCGCTGTACGCCATGATGGGCATCGCCGCCTGGCTGGTGTGGCGCGAGCCCGCAGGGGCCCTGCGCCGGCGCGCGCTGTGGCTGTTCGCCGTGCAGCTGGCGCTCAATGCGCTGTGGAGCTGGCTGTTCTTCCAATGGCACCAGGGCGCCTGGGCGCTGGCCGACATCGGCCTGCTGTGGTGCTGCGTGGCCGCCACCCTGGTGGCGTTCTGGCGGCTGCGGCCGCTGGCCGGGGCGCTGCTGGCGCCCTACCTGGCCTGGATCACCTTCGCCGCCGCGCTGAACTTCACGGTCTGGCGGCTGAATCCGCAGCTGCTGGGCTGA